A region of Nocardioides alkalitolerans DNA encodes the following proteins:
- a CDS encoding NAD-dependent epimerase/dehydratase family protein: protein MKIIGTGFIATHLERIAHRHDDVVALAAGVSFPTNPVESYVRERRLVEEVVEECLRDDRKLVFMSSAAVYGRTDERGSEDEPPDPPTPYGHHKASLEALIRDSGVRHLSLRLGYVLGRDAPPHRLVPSLVRQVRAGTVTLHRHAYRDLLDVGDMVTITDGLLRNGVTDHVVNVASGQCVLIDRIVRHVERRLGMRAEWVRLDEGARHCMSTDKMLGLLPADVELHFPPDYFRTVIDGYLRAVGIDVDAPASRPGVG from the coding sequence ATGAAGATCATCGGGACCGGGTTCATCGCCACCCACCTCGAACGCATCGCCCACCGGCACGACGACGTCGTCGCCCTGGCCGCCGGGGTCTCGTTCCCCACCAACCCCGTCGAGTCCTACGTGCGGGAGCGCCGCCTCGTCGAGGAGGTCGTCGAGGAGTGCCTGCGCGACGACCGCAAGCTCGTGTTCATGAGCAGCGCGGCGGTCTACGGCCGCACGGACGAGCGCGGGAGCGAGGACGAGCCGCCCGACCCACCCACGCCGTACGGTCACCACAAGGCCTCGCTGGAGGCCCTCATCCGCGACTCCGGGGTGCGCCACCTCAGCCTGCGGCTCGGCTACGTGCTCGGTCGCGACGCGCCGCCGCACCGCCTCGTGCCCTCGCTGGTGCGCCAGGTCCGCGCGGGGACGGTGACGCTGCACCGCCACGCCTACCGCGACCTCCTCGACGTGGGCGACATGGTCACCATCACCGACGGCCTGCTCCGCAACGGCGTCACCGACCACGTCGTGAACGTCGCCTCGGGGCAGTGCGTGCTCATCGACCGCATCGTGCGGCACGTCGAGCGGCGCCTGGGGATGCGGGCGGAGTGGGTCCGCCTCGACGAGGGCGCCCGGCACTGCATGTCGACCGACAAGATGCTCGGCCTCCTGCCCGCGGACGTGGAGCTGCACTTCCCGCCCGACTACTTCCGCACGGTGATCGACGGCTACCTGCGCGCGGTCGGCATCGACGTGGACGCACCCGCGAGCCGGCCGGGGGTGGGGTGA
- the yidC gene encoding membrane protein insertase YidC, with protein MSGAWDAVESALQVVLLALDGAFAALGATRWWSWGFAVVTLTLLVRAALLPTLALQLRFTRRMDALEPQLREIRERHGVGATPLVKRPGKAAAAWVRAEEEQDALLKEHGVRWWVGFLPALVQIPAVVAVLRLFGSPDRTADLHPATWAAVPAPTTTFLHHDDGRAVVLATALLAVVLVHVGQRRALAARPDPAAVTPTGRRLRLLALPVLAGALALNLPLAIVLSLTTSLLWGIGQSTWVAARRRGAPHPQPEVARA; from the coding sequence ATGAGCGGGGCCTGGGACGCGGTCGAGTCGGCGCTGCAGGTCGTGCTGCTCGCCCTCGACGGCGCCTTCGCCGCGCTCGGCGCGACCCGGTGGTGGTCGTGGGGCTTCGCCGTCGTCACGCTCACGCTGCTGGTCCGGGCGGCCCTGCTGCCCACGCTGGCGCTGCAGCTCCGGTTCACGCGGCGCATGGACGCCCTCGAGCCGCAGCTGCGGGAGATCCGCGAGCGCCACGGCGTCGGTGCGACACCGCTCGTCAAGCGTCCGGGCAAGGCGGCAGCCGCGTGGGTGCGGGCCGAGGAGGAGCAGGACGCGCTGCTCAAGGAGCACGGGGTCCGCTGGTGGGTGGGGTTCCTCCCCGCCCTCGTGCAGATCCCCGCGGTCGTCGCGGTGCTCCGGCTCTTCGGCAGCCCGGACCGCACGGCCGACCTGCACCCCGCCACGTGGGCGGCGGTCCCCGCGCCGACGACCACCTTCCTGCACCACGACGACGGTCGCGCCGTCGTGCTGGCGACGGCGCTCCTCGCCGTCGTCCTCGTCCACGTCGGGCAGCGACGCGCGCTCGCTGCGCGCCCCGACCCCGCCGCGGTGACGCCGACCGGGCGCCGGCTGCGGCTCCTGGCGCTGCCCGTGCTGGCGGGAGCGCTGGCCCTCAACCTCCCCCTCGCGATCGTGCTCTCGTTGACGACGAGCCTGCTCTGGGGGATCGGACAGTCGACCTGGGTGGCGGCGCGGCGCCGCGGCGCCCCCCATCCGCAGCCGGAGGTGGCACGGGCATGA
- a CDS encoding class I adenylate-forming enzyme family protein: protein MKDVTLTPEEVLAWPHDADLLNARPWHVDWSGTRLADLERLVEHRMPPRCEFHTSGSTGPPRPWELRPEQMLAEVLALGDVLGAGGGIDAVVAFAPPRHRYGAHCSVLLPAALGVPAWVRPRSLGALPPLRGRVLVVGIPSTFAILRHRLAWLEAAASVTVLHSSATLPAAAGALEDEVALAAPGADLSVVELLGSTESGAVATRRRGDDLWTLLPGVSFAGPREEGPADEERLVVRSPWLARAPGSTEDRRVHRLDDVVERHGADRLRLVARAGRFVKVNGVRHHLDEVAARFGAQLRREVACIGVVDPDVGEHFELYVVEPTAGLVDIADDLRRAIDVVGVHPRRVRLVTELVTSSTGKVVSGQTYFREERQ, encoded by the coding sequence GTGAAGGACGTGACGCTGACCCCCGAGGAGGTGCTCGCGTGGCCCCACGACGCCGACCTCCTCAACGCGCGGCCGTGGCACGTGGACTGGAGCGGCACGCGGCTCGCCGACCTCGAGCGGCTCGTGGAGCACCGGATGCCGCCGCGCTGCGAGTTCCACACGTCCGGCTCGACCGGTCCGCCGCGGCCGTGGGAGCTGCGGCCCGAGCAGATGCTGGCCGAGGTGCTGGCCCTCGGGGACGTCCTCGGCGCCGGGGGCGGGATCGACGCGGTCGTCGCCTTCGCGCCGCCGCGGCACCGGTACGGCGCGCACTGCTCCGTGCTGCTGCCCGCGGCCCTCGGCGTGCCCGCCTGGGTGCGTCCGCGCTCCCTGGGAGCGCTGCCCCCGCTGCGCGGCCGGGTGCTGGTCGTCGGCATCCCGAGCACGTTCGCGATCCTGCGGCACCGCCTGGCCTGGCTGGAGGCCGCGGCGTCGGTGACGGTGCTGCACAGCTCGGCGACGTTGCCCGCTGCGGCCGGGGCGCTCGAGGACGAGGTGGCCCTCGCCGCCCCCGGGGCCGACCTGTCCGTCGTCGAGCTGCTCGGCTCCACGGAGTCGGGTGCCGTCGCCACCCGACGACGGGGCGACGACCTCTGGACCCTCCTGCCGGGGGTGTCCTTCGCCGGCCCGCGCGAGGAGGGCCCCGCGGACGAGGAGCGCCTGGTGGTGCGCAGCCCCTGGCTGGCCCGGGCGCCCGGCAGCACGGAGGACCGGCGCGTCCACCGGCTTGACGACGTCGTCGAGCGCCACGGCGCCGACCGGCTCCGTCTCGTCGCCCGCGCCGGCCGGTTCGTGAAGGTCAACGGCGTGCGGCACCACCTCGACGAGGTCGCGGCGCGCTTCGGGGCGCAGTTGCGCCGCGAGGTCGCCTGCATCGGGGTGGTCGACCCCGACGTGGGCGAGCACTTCGAGCTCTACGTCGTCGAGCCGACCGCCGGTCTCGTCGACATCGCCGACGACCTGCGGCGGGCCATCGACGTGGTGGGCGTCCACCCCCGACGGGTGCGGCTCGTGACCGAGCTCGTCACGTCGAGCACGGGCAAGGTCGTGTCCGGTCAGACCTACTTCCGGGAGGAACGGCAATGA